One window of the Tetragenococcus koreensis genome contains the following:
- a CDS encoding Cof-type HAD-IIB family hydrolase, which yields MTETRLVVSDIDGTLLNSSHEITDKTKKIVKKLDEKGIEVALASARAPKAMDYLAHQLALQTPLVCFNGALIVQKEQDQLNTLYSLALEQRDALLLYQTIRAKFPDVCFNVYSNHHWFVEQEDFWTKQEAAISQVTPEVISLEKYLKENYPVHKALCMGAPSEIDRLQLEIESMNITGVAVNKSKDTYLEIVQQQVSKLTALRFLTKQRALSLSNTLAIGDNYNDMPMIQHAGIGIAMGNSPREVKQVADLVAPANDQNGFYHGINESLRIFS from the coding sequence CTCATGAAATAACTGATAAGACGAAAAAAATCGTTAAAAAGTTGGATGAAAAGGGAATAGAGGTTGCTTTAGCTTCAGCTAGAGCGCCTAAAGCGATGGATTATTTAGCTCATCAACTAGCACTCCAAACGCCTCTTGTTTGTTTTAATGGCGCTTTAATTGTGCAAAAAGAGCAGGACCAATTGAATACGTTATATAGTTTGGCTTTAGAGCAACGAGATGCTTTGCTTTTGTATCAAACGATACGTGCAAAATTTCCTGACGTTTGTTTTAATGTTTATTCCAATCATCATTGGTTTGTTGAGCAAGAAGATTTTTGGACAAAGCAAGAAGCAGCTATTTCGCAAGTAACTCCGGAAGTGATCTCATTGGAAAAGTACTTAAAAGAAAATTATCCCGTTCATAAGGCGTTATGTATGGGGGCTCCTAGTGAAATCGATCGTTTACAATTGGAAATTGAAAGTATGAATATTACGGGTGTTGCAGTGAATAAATCAAAGGATACTTATTTGGAGATTGTTCAGCAACAAGTCTCCAAATTAACGGCGCTACGCTTTTTAACTAAGCAACGCGCGTTGTCATTATCTAACACGCTTGCTATAGGGGATAATTATAATGATATGCCGATGATTCAACATGCCGGAATCGGCATTGCAATGGGAAATTCTCCCCGAGAAGTAAAACAAGTAGCTGATTTGGTCGCTCCAGCTAACGATCAGAATGGCTTTTACCATGGGATTAATGAAAGTTTACGTATATTTTCTTAG